Proteins encoded in a region of the Candidatus Limnocylindrales bacterium genome:
- a CDS encoding DUF255 domain-containing protein yields the protein MSVRTLIAAAIVLAGCHLDPASAPPRRCETGRPLAGAAAFPDEIARRIQDTRVPAEAHASKSARCNRLVLEPSPFALRHSVDPVDWRAWSPEVLAEAEQHKRPLLVLSGSSAADVPASFLGRKGRRRRVAHQINSQVIPVLVDRDERPDVDAYLMQATEVLTGGGGWPAVVFLEPHGGPFAAYSWGAAGAGEKDFATVVEQTLRHITLAGTPAERADATFEKMQKRVAIDSSGPLPDAAGVAASLTGYLAASYDAAAGTFGPPPLFPRAPALSFLLHVEGERERPLARQMAFSVLEKLGASALEDPAGGFFRYARGAGWHEPAEGKPLADNAALASAFLEAAEIGNRQDLREDARRIVDFLMTDLRLADGAFAVSITRTAPAAAERNDAVLADANALAISALIRAARVLGEPRYADAAKAAAAFVDTHLRSGDRIRHCVYRDGRACGSSDGYLSDHALVALAYLDLDAAFGNDWLARARTIADALPARFEHASSGGFFQTASDGELLPLRWKPVLDTNVPSGNGAAALLYERLAARTGEQRYGEICRRTLAAFSNVLALRPLAAPSLVTALGEWSRIYPRAPGAADAASVPPQLEPAPAVHP from the coding sequence ATGTCTGTTCGCACACTGATCGCTGCCGCCATTGTTCTAGCCGGTTGCCACCTCGATCCCGCTTCCGCGCCGCCGCGCCGGTGCGAGACCGGCCGTCCGCTCGCGGGGGCCGCAGCCTTTCCCGACGAGATCGCACGCAGAATTCAGGACACCCGCGTTCCCGCCGAGGCGCACGCGTCGAAGTCCGCGCGCTGCAATCGCCTCGTGCTCGAGCCGTCTCCGTTTGCGCTGCGACATTCCGTCGATCCGGTCGACTGGCGTGCCTGGTCGCCGGAAGTCCTCGCCGAGGCCGAACAGCACAAACGCCCACTTCTCGTGCTGTCGGGGTCTTCTGCGGCGGACGTGCCCGCGTCGTTTCTGGGGCGCAAAGGCCGGCGGCGCCGCGTGGCGCATCAGATCAATTCGCAGGTCATTCCTGTGCTCGTCGATCGCGACGAGCGGCCGGATGTCGACGCGTACCTGATGCAGGCAACCGAGGTCCTGACGGGCGGCGGAGGCTGGCCCGCGGTGGTTTTCCTCGAGCCGCACGGTGGCCCGTTCGCCGCATATTCGTGGGGTGCAGCCGGCGCCGGCGAAAAGGATTTCGCAACCGTCGTCGAGCAGACGCTTCGCCACATCACGCTCGCCGGTACGCCGGCCGAACGCGCCGATGCGACGTTCGAGAAGATGCAGAAGCGCGTCGCGATCGATTCATCGGGCCCGCTGCCGGACGCGGCCGGCGTCGCGGCGTCGCTCACCGGCTATCTTGCAGCGTCGTACGACGCTGCAGCCGGCACGTTCGGGCCGCCGCCGCTGTTTCCGCGCGCGCCGGCGCTGTCGTTCCTTCTGCATGTCGAAGGCGAGCGCGAGCGGCCGCTCGCGCGCCAGATGGCGTTTTCGGTGCTCGAAAAGCTCGGCGCGAGCGCGCTCGAGGATCCGGCCGGAGGATTCTTCCGATATGCGCGCGGCGCAGGCTGGCACGAGCCGGCCGAAGGCAAGCCGCTTGCCGATAATGCGGCGCTCGCGTCGGCATTTCTCGAAGCTGCCGAGATCGGCAATCGCCAGGATCTTCGCGAGGACGCGCGCAGGATCGTCGACTTCCTGATGACCGATCTGCGCCTTGCGGACGGTGCGTTTGCCGTGTCGATTACCCGCACGGCGCCGGCAGCGGCGGAAAGAAATGATGCCGTGCTCGCCGATGCCAACGCGCTGGCGATCTCGGCGCTGATACGGGCTGCGCGCGTGCTCGGCGAGCCTCGCTATGCAGACGCTGCAAAGGCTGCGGCCGCATTTGTCGACACGCATCTTCGCAGCGGCGACCGCATCCGCCACTGCGTGTACCGCGACGGCCGGGCGTGCGGGTCGAGCGACGGTTATCTGTCCGATCACGCGCTCGTCGCACTGGCCTACCTCGATCTCGATGCGGCCTTTGGCAACGACTGGCTCGCCCGCGCGCGCACGATCGCTGACGCATTGCCCGCGCGTTTCGAGCACGCATCGAGCGGCGGATTCTTCCAGACCGCTTCCGACGGCGAGCTGCTGCCGCTCCGATGGAAACCGGTTCTCGATACCAATGTACCGTCGGGGAACGGGGCTGCGGCGCTTCTGTACGAAAGGCTCGCCGCACGCACCGGAGAGCAGCGCTACGGCGAGATCTGCCGGCGCACGCTCGCGGCGTTCTCGAACGTGCTCGCGCTGCGTCCGCTCGCCGCACCGTCACTCGTCACCGCGCTCGGAGAGTGGAGCCGGATCTATCCCCGGGCACCGGGTGCCGCCGATGCCGCGAGCGTGCCGCCGCAGCTCGAACCGGCGCCGGCCGTGCATCCGTAG
- the arsS gene encoding arsenosugar biosynthesis radical SAM (seleno)protein ArsS (Some members of this family are selenoproteins.), with protein sequence MTAQPTFEQTLHEHAQWPLVRDVVETVQINVGKLCNQACHHCHVDAGPKRTEIMSAATASRVADLLAGSPQVTTVDITGGAPELNPHFPQLVTAARSHGKRVIVRCNLTVLFEPGMGHLPALYHDNDVALVCSLPCYTAGNVDRQRGKGVFDKSIQALRLLNSIGYGLGGRLSLDLVYNPVGAFLPPSERELEAKYREELDRLFGISFDRLLTITNLPIKRFAEMLARSGDDERYMSLLVSHFNAETVPSLMCRSLVSVAWDGALHDCDFHQMEEIALEHRGARQTLWTIDSFAELNRSAIQTARHCYGCTAGAGSSCGGTLAASAAPGARG encoded by the coding sequence GTGACCGCTCAGCCGACATTCGAGCAGACGCTGCACGAACATGCGCAATGGCCGCTCGTGCGCGACGTGGTCGAGACCGTGCAGATCAACGTCGGCAAGCTCTGCAACCAGGCCTGCCATCACTGCCACGTCGATGCCGGTCCGAAACGCACGGAAATCATGAGCGCCGCGACCGCGTCGCGAGTTGCCGATCTGCTCGCCGGTTCACCGCAAGTGACCACGGTCGACATCACCGGAGGAGCCCCCGAGCTCAATCCACACTTCCCGCAGCTCGTCACAGCCGCACGTTCGCATGGAAAGCGCGTGATCGTGCGCTGCAACCTGACCGTGCTGTTCGAGCCCGGCATGGGCCACCTGCCGGCGCTCTACCACGACAACGACGTTGCGCTCGTGTGCTCGTTGCCGTGCTACACCGCCGGGAACGTCGATCGCCAGCGCGGCAAAGGCGTCTTCGACAAGAGCATCCAGGCGCTGCGGCTGCTGAACAGCATCGGCTACGGCCTCGGGGGCCGGCTGTCGCTCGACCTCGTCTACAATCCGGTCGGCGCGTTTCTTCCTCCTTCGGAGCGCGAGCTCGAAGCGAAGTATCGCGAAGAGCTCGACCGGCTGTTCGGCATCAGCTTCGACCGCCTGCTCACGATCACGAATCTTCCGATCAAGCGTTTCGCCGAGATGCTTGCGCGCAGCGGCGACGACGAGCGGTACATGAGCCTGCTGGTATCGCACTTCAATGCGGAAACGGTTCCTTCGCTGATGTGCCGCAGCCTCGTCAGCGTGGCGTGGGACGGCGCGCTCCATGACTGCGATTTCCACCAGATGGAGGAGATTGCCCTCGAGCATCGCGGCGCGCGCCAGACGCTGTGGACGATCGATTCGTTCGCCGAGCTCAACCGCTCGGCGATCCAGACCGCACGGCACTGCTACGGATGCACGGCCGGCGCCGGTTCGAGCTGCGGCGGCACGCTCGCGGCATCGGCGGCACCCGGTGCCCGGGGATAG
- a CDS encoding FxLYD domain-containing protein, whose translation MADRSRERFDVWPARILRSRRTVSLAVVVTFAIVTPHVATAGETTKPPEPATEVQAINRIEITSTASSWDNLSELFMGSTPASPFGEGSVFVMRGELRNKGDAPVQYIVLRYELLDDKGNVVNSVEGFNRSAEQMRPDEEGHTHPQEVKAIPAGGVDSYRMVFFHDEVPRFTSQRVRVSEVHLEKK comes from the coding sequence ATGGCTGATCGTTCCAGGGAACGCTTCGACGTCTGGCCGGCGCGAATCCTTCGCTCGCGGCGCACTGTGTCACTCGCGGTAGTTGTCACATTTGCAATCGTGACACCGCATGTCGCGACAGCGGGCGAAACGACGAAGCCTCCCGAGCCTGCAACGGAGGTGCAGGCAATCAACCGCATCGAGATCACAAGCACGGCCTCTTCGTGGGATAACCTGTCCGAGTTGTTCATGGGCTCGACGCCGGCCTCGCCGTTCGGCGAAGGAAGCGTTTTCGTGATGCGCGGAGAGCTCCGCAACAAGGGGGATGCGCCGGTACAGTACATCGTGCTGCGCTATGAGCTGCTCGACGACAAGGGCAACGTGGTCAACTCGGTCGAAGGCTTCAACCGCAGCGCCGAACAGATGCGGCCCGACGAAGAGGGTCACACCCATCCCCAGGAGGTCAAGGCGATTCCGGCCGGCGGCGTCGACAGCTATCGGATGGTCTTCTTCCACGACGAAGTCCCGCGCTTTACGTCGCAGCGCGTGCGCGTAAGCGAAGTTCATCTGGAGAAGAAGTGA